In the genome of Drosophila subpulchrella strain 33 F10 #4 breed RU33 chromosome 2L, RU_Dsub_v1.1 Primary Assembly, whole genome shotgun sequence, one region contains:
- the LOC119548627 gene encoding uncharacterized protein LOC119548627, with translation MSRKMLQVPVATLVLLSLLQIADVAAVTDAATTATAAAATTSTMTTGIDASLKNAKLIEGKVLPDLAILKRVNQEDEKWQQVYRFIDDGFPVLELYGYKPKSDLPYTLIVPKIDVRSIEKPRLKEFMLEHVVPGKIFDSYSAVSNGNGNGNGNSKEEEESFGNGNGHKIVFRKLEKSHNNVWLLNGQQILHKLRINENLMAIAIDGYLGDRKSPYSKRNIQETNNRYNDPQPLEQPNITNAHAKVEPVIKESKASPLMSFLANMKTGTKVFQHFLSKSNLTRIMDDNAYTVLIPSDNAFQRWHPIDWGFYPFSVPEFTESVLRNHFLPMQRPLRLSDVRNMDEVVVTTMGGEDVVFHGQPTPTVNNVSIMSDYNLSNGNQVFIISEVLFVTEAVVSKLHQMHKDKETPPLLAFPWFGAQFLSHSFLALERDPRFTQITRYLNSAEIAPHISGANYTFFVPEDRAFEKLGFDKLSDEVMASQRGVKMLLNHFVKGRLYNRDLRDNEVFETIGGGHIKITRNPGSNYTSVNNAQITESEVFVYNLGTMYYLDDILYSHMLRDFVTKSTKTRSNRHGSDSGGGSRSTSRPSDVEIVPNEFEGEHNGGDYAIHGDDEDFEDEIITPKALPVQIYELPK, from the exons ATGTCGCGCAAAATGTTGCAAGTGCCGGTGGCAACACTCGTGTTGCTGTCGCTGCTGCAGATtgccgatgttgctgctgtcacAGATgcggcaacaacagcaacggccgcagcagcaacaacatccACGATGACAACCGGAATCGATGCCAGCCTGAAGAATGCCAAGTTGATTGAGGGCAAAGTGCTCCCCGATTTGGCCATCCTGAAGCGAGTTAACCAGGAAGACGAAAAGTGGCAGCAGGTCTACCGGTTCATCGACGATGGCTTTCCCGTCCTCGAGTTGTACGGCTACAAGCCAAAATCAG ACCTGCCCTACACACTGATTGTGCCCAAAATCGATGTCCGGAGCATTGAGAAGCCGCGGCTAAAGGAGTTCATGTTGGAGCATGTGGTGCCCGGGAAAATCTTCGACAGCTACAGCGCCGTGTCCAATGGCAATGGGAATGGGAACGGAAACAgcaaggaggaggaggagtccTTCGGCAATGGGAACGGCCACAAAATCGTTTTCCGTAAATTGGAAAAATCCCACAACAATGTTTGGCTACTCAATGGCCAGCAAATACTCCACAAGCTGCGTATCAATGAGAACCTGATGGCCATTGCAATTGATGGTTATTTGGGCGATAGGAAGTCGCCCTACTCCAAGCGAAATATCCAGGAAACGAACAA CCGCTACAACGACCCCCAACCGTTGGAACAGCCGAACATTACGAATGCTCATGCAAAGGTGGAGCCTGTTATCAAGGAGTCGAAGGCCAGTCCGCTAATGTCCTTTTTGGCCAACATGAAGACGGGCACCAAGGTGTTCCAGCACTTCCTCTCCAAGAGCAATCTGACCCGGATCATGGACGACAATGCGTATACGGTGCTGATTCCCTCAGACAACGCCTTCCAGCGCTGGCATCCCATCGACTGGGGATTCTACCCCTTCTCCGTGCCCGAGTTCACCGAGTCGGTGCTTAGGAACCACTTTCTGCCCATGCAGCGACCCCTGCGGCTGTCCGATGTGCGGAATATGGACGAAGTCGTCGTGACCACCATGGGTGGCGAGGATGTCGTCTTCCACGGGCAAC CCACCCCCACGGTGAACAATGTGAGCATCATGTCCGACTACAACCTCTCCAATGGCAACCAGGTGTTCATTATCTCCGAGGTGCTCTTCGTCACCGAAGCTGTGGTCTCCAAGTTGCATCAG ATGCACAAAGATAAGGAGACACCTCCATTGCTGGCATTCCCTTGGTTTGGAGCGCAGTTTCTGTCTCATTCATTCTTGGCTTTGGAGAGAGATCCGCGCTTTACTCAGATTACCAG ATACCTAAACAGTGCCGAGATTGCTCCCCACATTTCGGGAGCCAACTACACGTTCTTTGTGCCAGAGGATCGGGCCTTTGAAAAGCTAGGATTCGACAAGCTATCAGATGAGGTTATG GCCTCACAACGCGGCGTAAAAATGTTGCTGAACCACTTCGTTAAAGGCCGTCTGTACAACCGTGATCTGCGCGATAATGAAGTTTTCGAGACAATCGGAGGTGGCCATATAAAGATCACTCGGAATCCGGGCAGCAACTATACCAGCGTTAATAATGCTCAGATTACCGAGAGTGAGGTGTTCGTATACAACTTGGGCACCATGTACTACCTGGACGACATCCTGTACTCGCACATGCTGCGCGACTTTGTGACCAAGTCGACCAAGACGAGATCCAATCGGCACGGCAGCGATTCCGGCGGAGGATCACGGAGCACCTCGCGACCCAGCGATGTGGAGATCGTGCCCAATGAGTTCGAGGGGGAGCACAATGGAGGGGACTACGCCATCCACGGGGACGACGAGGACTTCGAGGATGAGATTATCACGCCCAAGGCGCTGCCCGTCCAGATCTACGAGTTGCCCAAGTAG
- the LOC119548628 gene encoding LOW QUALITY PROTEIN: uncharacterized protein LOC119548628 (The sequence of the model RefSeq protein was modified relative to this genomic sequence to represent the inferred CDS: inserted 1 base in 1 codon; substituted 2 bases at 2 genomic stop codons) — MSCLTSFLQLLQVLTALSGCNIYRYVEGRRVFRLNQKINFLVEAMHRFWLRPWLLLIFLMHVIYWGLEFLRGLTDPNSGSERPLNIIFKMGLTVAKNQNFFISMGFAFLYRYHRKLMQKMLNGFVGIYHSYESICGRELRINWWLFGLEAYRSVVASAAPLSANSSMLVSGLGPNIDIFLRQSGILFVCIXPLLLSLAVYLDILILYACYDIQEHSKRRKSFQLYEFYRQLIKLRLNFDLLARSFVWTALLENLLLFISSFHLIXQQSVEDLVKSLLAIFIFPIALLHINVAINSAEEKFGHFRANFRPYRKTQLLWHYRHVMKATLDRNDINVFRLDRGLILGILRXGWVFAMFTNGLLLNSTASLKHFETVN, encoded by the exons ATGTCCTGTCTAACGAGCTTTCTGCAGCTGCTGCAAGTGCTGACAGCGCTTTCGGGTTGCAACATCTACAGATATGTCGAAGGCAGGCGGGTATTCAGACTGAACCAAAAGATTAATTTTCTGGTGGAGGCGATGCACAGATTCTGGCTGCGACCCTGGCTGCTGTTGATATTTTTGATGCACGTAATCTACTGGGGATTGGAGTTCCTCCGCGGACTAACGGATCCTAATTCTGGCAGCGAAAGACCCCTGAATATTATCTTCAAAATGGGATTGACAGTCGCCAAGAATCAAAATTTTTTCATCAGCATGGGGTTTGCTTTTCTTTACAG GTATCATCGGAAACTGATGCAAAAGATGTTAAATGGATTCGTGGGGATATATCATAGCTACGAGAGTATCTGTGGTCGGGAACTCCGTATAAACTGGTGGCTTTTTGGTCTCGAAGCGTACAGATCAGTGGTCGCTTCGGCGGCACCTCTCAGTGCGAATTCTTCTATGCTGGTTTCGGGCTTAGGACCAAATATAGACATATTTCTAAGACAATCTGGAATACTCTTCGTATGCATTTAGCCTCTTTTGTTATCCCTGGCTGTCTATTTGGACATTTTGATCCTATATGCCTGCTATGACATCCAGGAGCATTCTAAGCGAAGGAAATCATTCCAACTTTACGAATTTTACAGACAACTCATTAAACTAAGGCTTAACTTTGACTTGTTGGCCAGGTCCTTTGTGTGGACGGCTTTATTGGAGAATTTATTACTCTTCATATCAAGCTTTCACTTGA CACAGCAATCAGTCGAGGACCTTGTGAAGAGTCTGTTagccatatttatatttccGATCGCCCTTCTCCATATTAATGTGGCTATCAACTCCGCCGAAGAAAAATTCGGTCATTTTAGGGCCAACTTCAGGCCATACAGAAAG ACACAATTGCTATGGCATTACAGGCACGTAATGAAGGCGACTCTAGATAGAAATGACATCAACGTGTTTCGCCTGGATCGGGGACTTATTTTGGGAATTCTAAGATAGGGATGGGTATTCGCCATGTTTACGAATGGTTTGTTGCTTAATAGCACCGCCAGTCTTAAACACTTTGAGACTGTTAATtaa
- the LOC119548626 gene encoding ring canal kelch protein, with the protein MIALSALLTKYTIGIMSNLSNGNNNQQQQQQQQQGQNAQQQQAQNEGGAGPEFVAPPPGLGAAVGVAAMQQRQRLLQQQQQQQQHQNPAAEGSGLERGSCLLRYASQNSLDESSQKHVQRPNGKERGTVGQYSNDQHTARSFDAMNEMRKQKQLCDVILVADDVEIHAHRMVLASCSPYFYAMFTSFEESRQARITLQSVDARALELLIDYVYTATVEVNEDNVQVLLTAANLLQLTDVRDACCDFLQTQLDASNCLGIREFADLHACVELLNYAETYIEQHFNEVIQFDEFLNLSHEQVISLIGNDRISVPNEERVYECVIAWLRYDVPMREQFTSVLMEHVRLPFLSKEYITQRVDKELLLEGNIVCKNLIIEALTYHLLPTETKSARTVPRKPVGMPKILLVIGGQAPKAIRSVEWYDLREEKWYQAAEMPNRRCRSGLSVLGDKVYAVGGFNGSLRVRTVDVYDPATDQWANCSNMEARRSTLGVAVLNGCIFAVGGFDGTTGLSSAEMYDPKTDIWRFIASMSTRRSSVGVGVVHGLLYAVGGYDGFTRQCLSSVERYNPDTDTWVAVSEMNSRRSGAGVGVLNNILYAVGGHDGPLVRRSVEAYDCETNSWRSVADMSYCRRNAGVVAHDGLLYVVGGDDGTSNLASVEVYCPDSDSWRILPALMTIGRSYAGVCMIDKPMUMEEQGALARQAASLAIALLDDENSQAEGTMEGAIGGAIYGNLAPAGGAAAVAAPAAPALAPQPNHPHYENIYAPIGQPSNNNSGNNSNQVAAVANANVNANAPANAEEIQQQQPPAPTEANANNNPQPPTAPAPAPQQQQSQPQQQQQPQRILPMNNYRNDLYDRSASGGILGSSSSAAYDVPRAVRSGLGYRRNFRIDMQNGNRCGTGLRCSPLYSNSRSNCQRQRSFDDTESTDGYNLPYAGAGTMRYENIYEQIRDEPLYRTTAANRVPLYTRLDVLGHGIGRIERHLSSSCGNIDHYNLGGHYAVLGHSHFGTVGHIRLNANGSGGAAAGGAGSGTCNVPNCQGYMTAAGSNVPVEYANVKVPVKNSASSFFSCLHGENSQSMTNIYKTSGAAAAAMAAHNSPLTPNVSMERAARSASAGAATAVEEHSPSDNIPSTSNSITNRTTGAIPKVKTTSKAAKESGGSSTAASPVLDKTTSTGSGKSGTLAKKTSTAAARSSSSGDANGNGTLNRISKSSLQWLLVNKWLPLWIGQGPDCKVIDFNFMFSRDCVSCDTASVASQMSNPYGTPRLSGLPQDMVRFQSSCAGACAAAGAASTIRRDTNASARPLHSTLSRLRNGAEKRNPNRLAGNYQYEDPSYENVHVQWQNGFEFGRSRDYDPNSTYHQQRPMLQRARSESPTFSNQQRRLQRLSAQAQQQSQPAMPPGSPDPYKNYKLNADNNSFRPKPTAAEELEGAVGGAAAEIAAPEVDIEVVDPVNCSDNETETTSSQNNPSGTTNSSNVNEHND; encoded by the exons ATGATAGCTCTGAGTGCGCTGCTAACCAAATACACGATCGGTATTATGAGCAACCTAAGCAATggcaacaacaaccagcagcagcagcaacaacaacagcagggACAAAACGCACAGCAACAACAGGCGCAGAATGAAGGGGGAGCGGGGCCGGAGTTTGTGGCGCCACCGCCCGGATTAGGAGCCGCTGTGGGCGTGGCGGCCATGCAACAGCGACAGCGcctgctgcagcagcaacagcagcagcagcagcaccagaaTCCCGCCGCCGAGGGAAGCGGCCTGGAGCGGGGCAGCTGCCTCCTGCGGTACGCCAGCCAGAACTCCCTGGACGAGAGCTCCCAGAAGCATGTCCAGCGGCCGAACGGCAAGGAGCGCGGCACAGTGGGCCAGTACAGCAACGATCAGCACACGGCGCGGTCCTTCGACGCCATGAACGAGATGAGAAA acAAAAACAGCTCTGTGATGTGATATTAGTGGCCGACGATGTGGAGATCCACGCACATCGCATGGTCCTGGCCTCCTGCAGTCCGTACTTTTATGCGATGTTTACCAGCTTCGAGGAGTCGCGCCAGGCCAGGATCACCCTCCAGAGCGTCGATGCCAGGGCCTTGGAGTTGCTCATCGATTACGTTTACACTGCCACCGTGGAGGTGAACGAGGATAACGTACAGGTCCTCTTAACGGCCGCCAATCTGCTCCAGCTTACGGATGTGCGAGATGCCTGCTGCGACTTTCTGCAAACACAGCTGGATGCTAGTAATTGCTTGGGCATCCGGGAATTCGCCGATCTTCATGCCTGCGTGGAGCTTCTCAATTACGCAGAGACCTACATCGAGCAGCATTTTAA CGAGGTGATCCAGTTCGATGAGTTTCTGAACCTCTCGCACGAGCAGGTCATCAGCCTGATAGGCAACGACCGGATTTCGGTTCCAAATGAGGAGCGCGTCTACGAGTGCGTCATCGCCTGGCTGCGCTACGATGTCCCGATGCGGGAGCAGTTCACCTCGGTGCTGATGGAGCACGTCCGCCTGCCTTTCCTGTCCAAGGAGTACATCACACAGCGCGTGGACAAGGAACTCCTGCTCGAGGGCAATATCGTATGTAAGAATCTCATTATTGAGGCGCTGACCTATCACCTACTGCCCACGGAGACTAAGTCCGCTAGAACAGTGCCCAGGAAGCCGGTGGGAATGCCCAAAATTCTACTCGTTATTGGCGGTCAAGCACCCAAGGCTATACGCTCCGTGGAATGGTATGATCTGCGAGAGGAGAAGTGGTACCAGGCAGCCGAAATGCCCAACCGAAGATGCCGCTCTGGCTTAAGTGTCCTGGGCGATAAGGTCTATGCCGTCGGAGGCTTCAATGGTTCCCTGCGCGTGCGTACTGTGGATGTATATGATCCCGCCACGGATCAGTGGGCCAACTGTAGCAATATGGAGGCCAGGCGATCCACCCTTGGAGTAGCTGTCCTAAATGGATGCATTTTTGCAGTGGGTGGCTTTGATGGCACAACAGGTCTTTCGAGTGCCGAGATGTATGATCCCAAGACTGACATTTGGCGCTTTATCGCCTCCATGTCGACCCGTCGCAGTTCTGTCGGCGTAGGCGTGGTTCATGGACTTCTTTATGCCGTTGGCGGCTACGATGGCTTCACCCGTCAGTGCTTATCATCTGTAGAGCGCTATAATCCGGATACGGACACCTGGGTAGCTGTGTCGGAGATGAATTCGCGGAGGAGTGGCGCCGGAGTGGGAGTGCTGAACAACATCTTGTATGCCGTGGGTGGACACGATGGTCCCCTAGTCAGAAGATCCGTGGAAGCCTACGATTGTGAAACGAACTCGTGGCGGTCGGTGGCTGATATGTCCTACTGCCGCCGAAATGCTGGTGTAGTGGCTCACGATGGCCTACTGTATGTGGTTGGTGGCGATGATGGCACCTCGAACCTAGCTTCCGTGGAGGTCTACTGTCCAGACTCGGACAGCTGGAGAATATTGCCTGCGTTGATGACCATTGGACGCAGCTATGCGGGCGTGTGTATGATCGATAAGCCCATGTGAATGGAAGAGCAGGGTGCATTGGCCCG CCAAGCTGCTTCGCTGGCCATCGCACTGCTGGATGATGAGAATAGCCAGGCGGAGGGCACGATGGAGGGCGCCATTGGTGGTGCCATCTACGGCAATCTGGCTCCAGCTGGAGGGGCGGCAGCGGTTGCTGCTCCAGCTGCGCCGGCTCTAGCACCTCAGCCAAATCATCCGCACTACGAGAACATTTATGCGCCCATTGGTCagcccagcaacaacaacagtggcaacaacagcaatcaAGTTGCAGCTGTCGCCAATGCCAATGTCAATGCCAATGCCCCTGCAAATGCCGAGGAAATTCAACAGCAACAACCACCAGCTCCAACTGAAGCCAATGCCAACAACAATCCGCAACCGCCAACAGCACCAGCCCCAGCaccacaacaacagcaatcacagccacaacaacaacaacaacctcAACGCATACTGCCCATGAATAACTATAGAAATGATTTATATGATCGATCTGCCTCGGGAGGAATTCTTGGATCCAGTAGCTCTGCCGCTTATGATGTTCCGAGAGCCGTGAGATCTGGCCTCGGATACAGACGTAACTTTCGAATAGATATGCAGAACG GAAATCGCTGTGGAACTGGACTTCGCTGCAGTCCTCTGTATTCGAACAGTCGTTCCAACTGTCAACGTCAGCGAAGCTTCGACGATACGGAGTCCACAGATGGCTACAATCTGCCTTATGCCGGAGCAGGAACTATGCGTTACGAGAATATCTATGAGCAGATACGGGATGAACCGCTTTACCGGACAACCGCTGCCAATCGAGTGCCGCTCTATACACGTCTCGATGTTTTAGGTCATGGAATCGGACGAATCGAAAGACACCTAAGCTCGTCTTGCGGCAACATCGATCACTACAATCTGGGAGGACATTATGCCGTACTGGGTCACTCGCACTTCGGAACAGTGGGACACATTCGGTTGAATGCCAATGGATCAGGAGGAGCCGCAGCTGGCGGTGCAGGAAGTGGCACCTGTAATGTTCCAAATTGTCAGGGTTATATGACAGCTGCTGGTTCGAATGTCCCTGTAGAGTATGCCAACGTTAAGGTTCCTGTGAAAAACAGTGCCTCCAGTTTCTTTAGCTGCTTGCATGGCGAAAATTCGCAGAGTATgacaaatatttacaaaacatctggagcagcagcagctgctaTGGCTGCGCATAATTCCCCATTAACGCCAAATGTATCTATGGAGCGAGCTGCACGGTCCGCTTCCGCCGGAGCAGCAACAGCGGTTGAAGAGCATTCTCCGTCAGATAATATTCCAAGCACATCAAATAGCATTACCAATCGGACCACGGGCGCCATCCCGAAGGTGAAAACAACCAGCAAGGCAGCCAAAGAGTCGGGAGGATCCTCTACAGCCGCATCTCCAGTTTTAGATAAAACTACATCTACTGGCTCGGGAAAAAGCGGAACTTTGGCCAAGAAAACTTCTACAGCAGCGGCACGTTCTAGTTCTTCCGGAGATGCTAATGGAAATGGGACCTTGAATCGCATCTCCAAGTCCAGTTTGCAATGGCTTCTAGttaacaaatggctgccgCTGTGGATAGGCCAAGGACCCGATTGCAAG GTGATCGACTTCAACTTTATGTTTTCCCGTGACTGCGTCAGCTGCGACACCGCTTCGGTGGCGTCTCAGATGTCGAATCCGTACGGCACTCCCCGTTTGAGTGGTCTTCCCCAGGATATGGTGCGTTTTCAGAGTTCTTGCGCAGGAGCTTGTGcggcagcaggagcagcttCTACCATTCGAAGGGACACTAATGCATCAGCTCGCCCATTGCACAGCACTTTAAGTCGCCTGAGAAACGGAGCTGAAAAAAGGAACCCCAATAGATTGGCTGGAAACTATCAATACGAGGATCCTTCGTACGAGAATGTACATGTTCAGTGGCAAAATGGTTTTGAGTTTGGAAGATCACGTGACTACGATCCGAATTCCACCTACCATCAGCAGCGTCCCATGTTGCAAAGAGCCAGATCGGAAAGTCCAACGTTTAGCAATCAGCAGAGGCGTCTTCAGCGCCTATCGGCCCAAGCTCAACAGCAATCGCAGCCGGCAATGCCTCCAGGATCGCCGGATCCCTACAAGAACTACAAGCTAAATGCGGATAACAACAGCTTCAGGCCGAAGCCCACCGCTGCCGAGGAGCTCGAGGGAGCTGTTGGTGGGGCAGCAGCTGAGATAGCTGCCCCGGAAGTTGATATTGAAGTCGTAGATCCTGTGAACTGTAGTGATAATGAGACTGAGACAACCAGCAGTCAAAACAACCCTTCAGGCACTACCAACAGCAGCAATGTGAATGAGCACAATGATTAG
- the LOC119547603 gene encoding putative mediator of RNA polymerase II transcription subunit 26, with the protein MGHYLSKPSVRANSQDKSDLPASSSPRESAALVETTIGLDEEELEEIITEATSVTSPAEVRQIIIKIQLAKMENGNAAGQVASHLEEDVVQVEGATDASVSADTLNANGQIVNVTLEGGNGEVGVVTNRTAGSSTEAPKNERQPVNNNNLAGSVGAAISSLQLHDGNSNSSPSSNIRPISNTNYPVKDDDDDDFDESLLRRRRSNSNSNSNIHQNHEAEVVEYCEVLESLPVSNMLSAGTQHTSKPVSRSNNSNSCCRSRSSKTLSMGATTSSTSSSAGSASGSSKRRCCKCKCRDAFRGLRDMLPSSNSVSNKKDSGAVATVPRKSRTADRRSTPPTLGSSSGTSQHRMQSQRKRNSVAVSDASHHHHQVIIRITSPRFVVESPNGNRVTVVTESAAPQPPQTPPQPRPPTSAPAPGIPGVLGNPALGGRNMTVHSQIDFMHCLVPDLEKITNSSFYWGKMDRYEAEHLLEGKPEGTFLLRDSAQEEFLFSVTFRKYGRSLHARIEQSGHKFSFDCHDPCVFTAPTVTGLLEHYKDPACVMFFEPCLTMPLHRRQTFSLQQLSRATIVTNTSYDGINQLELPGRLKSYLKEYHYKQKLRVKPIDQNTPVPYYGDV; encoded by the exons ATGGGCCATTATCTCAGCAAGCCCTCTGTACGCGCCAATAGCCAGGATAAGAGCGATCTGCCCGCGAGTTCGAGCCCCAGGGAATCCGCAGCACTAGTGGAGACGACGATCGGTCTGGACGAGGAGGAGCTGGAAGAGATCATCACGGAGGCCACGTCCGTCACATCGCCGGCGGAAGTGCGTCAGATCATAATTAAAATCCAGTTGGCCAAAATGGAGAACGGCAATGCAGCGGGTCAGGTGGCAAGTCACCTGGAGGAGGACGTGGTGCAGGTGGAGGGTGCCACAGACGCCTCGGTGTCTGCGGACACGCTAAATGCAAATGGGCAGATTGTGAATGTGACGCTGGAGGGCGGCAATGGGGAAGTGGGCGTGGTGACGAATCGAACTGCTGGCAGTTCGACGGAAGCGCCCAAAAACGAAAGACAGCCCGTGAATAATAACAATTTAGCGGGAAGCGTCGGCGCTGCGATAAGTTCGTTACAATTGCACgacggcaacagcaacagcagtcccagcagcaacatcaggcCCATCAGCAACACCAACTACCCTGTGAaagacgacgacgacgacgatttCGATGAGTCGCTGCTGCGTCGGCGtcgcagcaacagcaacagcaacagcaacatccaCCAAAACCACGAGGCCGAAGTCGTCGAGTATTGCGAAGTGCTCGAGTCGCTGCCAGTCAGCAATATGTTGTCGGCGGGAACGCAACACACTAGCAAGCCAG TTTCCAGAAGCAATAATAGCAACAGTTGCTGCCGGAGTCGCAGCAGTAAGACACTATCCATGGGCGCGACAACATCCTCAACATCCTCATCCGCCGGATCCGCATCCGGATCCTCGAAGCGGCGATGCTGCAAGTGCAAGTGCCGCGATGCCTTCCGAGGACTGAGGGACATGCTGCCGAGCAGCAATTCAGTGAGCAATAAGAAGGACTCCGGGGCGGTGGCGACGGTACCGCGTAAATCCCGGACAGCGGATCGCCGCTCCACCCCGCCCACTTTGGGCTCATCGAGTGGGACCTCCCAGCATCGGATGCAGAGCCAAAGGAAGAGGAATTCCGTGGCCGTTTCGGATGCGAGTCATCACCATCACCAGGTGATCATCAGGATAACGTCGCCACGCTTTGTGGTCGAGTCGCCCAATGGCAACCGGGTCACAGTGGTCACCGAGTCCGCCGCCCCCCAACCGCCTCAGACTCCGCCCCAGCCACGCCCCCCCACGTCGGCACCCGCCCCCGGAATACCAGGCGTATTGGGCAATCCCGCACTCGGAGGTCGCAACATGACCGTACACTCGCAAATCGATTTCATGCACTGCCTGGTTCCAGATCTGGAGAAGATCACGAATAGCAGCTTCTACTGGGGCAAGATGGATCGCTATGAGGCGGAGCACCTGCTGGAGGGCAAGCCCGAGGGCACCTTCCTGCTCCGCGACTCCGCCCAGGAGGAGTTCCTCTTCTCGGTCACATTCCGTAAATACGGCAGATCCCTGCACGCCCGCATCGAGCAGAGCGGCCACAAGTTCAG CTTCGACTGCCATGATCCGTGTGTGTTCACGGCGCCCACGGTGACGGGACTGCTGGAGCACTACAAGGACCCCGCCTGCGTGATGTTCTTCGAGCCCTGCCTGACGATGCCCCTCCACCGGAGACAGACCTTCTCCCTGCAGCAGTTGTCCCGGGCCACCATCGTCACCAACACCAGCTACGATGGCATCAACCAGCTGGAGCTGCCCGGCCGGCTGAAGAGCTACCTCAAGGAGTACCACTACAAGCAGAAGCTGCGCGTCAAGCCCATCGATCAGAACACACCGGTGCCGTACTACGGCGATGTATAG